Proteins encoded within one genomic window of Conchiformibius steedae:
- a CDS encoding calcium/sodium antiporter translates to MLYAALAIVMGLVVLVWSADRFIDGAAAVARHFGMPALLVGMVIVGFGTSAPEMVVSVLSAVEGNPGIALGNAYGSNITNIALILGITALISPIAVQTQVLRFEMPVLIGVTLLTAALLWDGALSWLDGAMMLVVLAIYMAYTVWQGLRHKTAADTSADDDLPPLKQGIIWLFLGLLLLIGSSRLLVWGAVSIAQSLGVSDLFIGLTVVAVGTSLPELASSVLAARKGEHDIAVGNVIGSNLFNTLAVVGLAAAIHPMPISPEILYRDLPVMGALTLLLPLLCFNKRIGRVKGALLLASYIGYTAYLLLGVLS, encoded by the coding sequence ATGCTGTATGCTGCTTTGGCAATTGTGATGGGTTTGGTGGTGCTGGTGTGGAGTGCCGACCGTTTTATTGACGGGGCGGCGGCGGTGGCGCGACATTTCGGCATGCCTGCCCTGCTAGTGGGCATGGTGATTGTCGGCTTTGGCACGTCTGCGCCCGAAATGGTGGTATCGGTGCTGTCGGCGGTAGAAGGCAATCCAGGCATTGCCTTGGGTAATGCTTATGGTTCCAACATCACCAATATTGCCCTGATTTTGGGGATTACCGCGCTGATTAGTCCCATTGCCGTGCAAACACAGGTTTTGCGTTTTGAGATGCCTGTGCTAATCGGCGTAACCTTATTAACCGCCGCGCTGCTGTGGGACGGTGCTTTATCGTGGCTGGACGGCGCTATGATGTTGGTGGTGCTGGCAATTTATATGGCATACACAGTATGGCAGGGGTTGCGGCACAAAACCGCTGCCGATACTTCTGCCGATGACGACTTACCCCCGCTCAAACAAGGCATTATTTGGTTGTTTTTAGGTTTGCTGCTGCTGATTGGCAGTTCGCGGTTGCTGGTGTGGGGTGCGGTCAGCATTGCCCAAAGCTTGGGGGTGAGCGATTTGTTTATCGGGCTGACGGTGGTAGCAGTTGGTACATCCCTGCCCGAACTGGCGTCTTCGGTGCTGGCAGCGCGTAAGGGCGAACACGATATTGCCGTGGGCAACGTTATCGGTTCTAATTTATTCAATACTTTGGCAGTGGTGGGCTTGGCAGCCGCCATTCATCCCATGCCGATTTCCCCCGAAATCCTGTACCGCGATTTGCCCGTAATGGGCGCATTAACGCTGCTGTTGCCCTTGCTGTGCTTCAACAAACGCATCGGGCGCGTTAAAGGGGCGTTGCTGCTGGCAAGCTATATCGGCTATACCGCTTATCTGCTGTTGGGGGTGTTATCGTAA
- the murU gene encoding N-acetylmuramate alpha-1-phosphate uridylyltransferase MurU, giving the protein MKAMILAAGRGERMRPLTDHTPKPLLPVCGKPLIVWHILRLRAAGFQDIVINHAWLGHQIEQALGTGSDLGVQIAYSPEGETGLETAGGIANALPLLGNAPFAVVNGDVLTDVDFHAVHQRAEQLGDDWAHLWLTDNPPHHPQGDFALDGQRVNADGSNKLTFSGIGVYRPELFADVVRGTPAKLAPLLVQAMQQQRVGGQHHQGLWLDVGTPERLAHAETVWQPHAQALSAL; this is encoded by the coding sequence ATGAAAGCCATGATTCTTGCCGCAGGACGCGGCGAACGGATGCGCCCGCTTACCGACCACACCCCCAAACCGTTGTTGCCCGTATGTGGCAAACCACTGATTGTGTGGCATATCCTGCGTTTGCGGGCAGCGGGATTTCAGGATATTGTGATTAACCATGCTTGGTTGGGACATCAAATTGAGCAGGCTTTAGGCACGGGCAGCGATTTAGGCGTGCAAATTGCCTACTCGCCCGAAGGCGAAACGGGTTTGGAAACCGCAGGCGGGATTGCCAATGCCTTGCCCTTATTGGGTAATGCGCCTTTTGCTGTGGTAAACGGCGATGTGCTGACCGACGTGGATTTCCACGCCGTGCACCAACGCGCAGAACAGTTGGGCGACGATTGGGCGCATTTATGGCTGACCGATAATCCGCCCCATCATCCGCAAGGCGATTTTGCCCTAGACGGACAGCGCGTCAATGCAGACGGCAGCAACAAACTGACCTTTAGCGGCATCGGCGTGTACCGTCCCGAACTGTTTGCCGATGTGGTGCGCGGCACACCCGCCAAACTCGCACCGTTGTTGGTGCAAGCCATGCAGCAGCAGCGTGTAGGCGGACAGCATCATCAGGGTTTGTGGCTGGACGTGGGTACGCCCGAACGTTTGGCACACGCCGAAACGGTGTGGCAGCCGCACGCGCAAGCCCTTTCCGCCCTTTAA
- a CDS encoding AI-2E family transporter, translated as MYLPNPKKPWLPWLAAGVVLLVSVSLFRLLESILMPFITAAVLAYILNPLVGRLQKLGIHRSRAAMWVMMFTFMLLIALLLVIVPMLLKQLQSIIARIPQLVDYVQHTVLPWLNMRFGEHLALDNASITQWLRNNAHNIQQTLQKTMPVLMQQGTSLAGWLGNIALLPLLLYYFLLDWARWEDGVRLMVPRRYLGVYNRVAGNMDTVLGEFLRGQLTVMVVMGLLYGLGLMATGLESGFAIGMVAGILVFVPYLGAFTGLLLATLAALLQFGSWQGVLSVWAVFAVGQTLESFFITPKIVGDRIGLSPFWVIFSLMAFGSLLGFVGMLVALPLAAVCLVLLREGKTLYLQSGFYRRRF; from the coding sequence ATGTATCTTCCCAATCCCAAAAAACCGTGGCTGCCGTGGCTGGCGGCGGGGGTGGTGCTGCTGGTTTCCGTCAGCCTGTTCCGCCTGTTAGAAAGTATTTTGATGCCGTTTATTACCGCTGCGGTGCTGGCGTATATTCTTAACCCTTTGGTGGGGCGTTTGCAAAAACTGGGCATTCACCGCAGCCGCGCCGCCATGTGGGTAATGATGTTTACCTTTATGCTGCTGATTGCGCTGCTGCTGGTGATTGTGCCGATGCTGCTCAAGCAGTTGCAAAGCATTATTGCGCGGATTCCGCAATTAGTGGATTACGTTCAACACACGGTGTTGCCGTGGCTGAATATGCGTTTTGGCGAACATTTGGCATTGGACAATGCTTCCATTACGCAATGGCTACGCAATAACGCGCACAATATTCAGCAAACCTTACAAAAAACCATGCCTGTGCTGATGCAGCAAGGCACATCGTTGGCAGGCTGGTTGGGCAATATCGCGCTGCTGCCCTTGCTGCTGTATTATTTTTTGCTGGATTGGGCGCGTTGGGAAGACGGGGTTCGGCTGATGGTGCCGCGCCGTTATTTGGGTGTGTATAACCGTGTGGCAGGCAATATGGATACGGTGTTGGGCGAGTTTTTGCGCGGACAATTAACGGTTATGGTGGTGATGGGCTTGCTCTACGGTTTGGGGCTGATGGCTACGGGCTTGGAATCGGGCTTTGCCATCGGTATGGTGGCGGGGATTTTGGTGTTTGTGCCGTATTTGGGGGCGTTTACGGGTTTGCTGTTGGCAACTTTGGCGGCGTTGCTGCAATTTGGTTCGTGGCAAGGGGTGTTGTCGGTGTGGGCAGTGTTCGCCGTGGGGCAAACGCTGGAAAGTTTTTTTATCACGCCCAAAATCGTGGGCGACCGCATCGGGCTGTCGCCGTTTTGGGTAATTTTTTCACTGATGGCATTCGGCAGCTTGTTGGGCTTTGTGGGGATGCTGGTGGCGCTGCCTTTGGCGGCAGTATGTTTGGTGCTGTTGCGCGAAGGCAAAACGCTGTATTTGCAAAGCGGGTTTTACCGCCGCCGTTTTTAA
- the gnd gene encoding decarboxylating NADP(+)-dependent phosphogluconate dehydrogenase: MQGDIGVIGLAVMGQNLILNMNDKGFKVVAYNRSPDKTEAFLRGAAAGTAIEGAFSPEELVSKLQRPRKILLMVRAGAAVDGIIEQLLPLLEKGDIIIDGGNANYPDTNRRVAQLRELGINFIGAGISGGEEGARNGPSIMPGGNRDGWEAVKPIFQAIAAKTPDGEPCCNWVGEDGAGHFVKMVHNGIEYGDMQLICEAYQFMKEGLGMSSDEMHQTFAAWQQTELNSYLIGITADILAFKDTDGTPLVENILDTAGQKGTGKWTGINALDMGVPLTLISEAVFARCVSALKDQRVQGAKLFPHGVSAVEGDRSEWLECLRLSLLASKIISYAQGFMLMREAGKQFGWHLNHGRIALLWREGCIIRSVFLNNIRDAFDADADLVFLGADPYFRQILQHALPAWRKVVAKSIENGIPMPCMASAIAFLDGYTSERLPANLLQAQRDYFGAHTYERTDQPRGEFFHTNWTGSGGDTVSSSYHV, from the coding sequence ATGCAAGGCGACATCGGTGTCATCGGCTTGGCGGTAATGGGGCAAAACCTGATTTTAAATATGAACGACAAGGGGTTTAAGGTGGTGGCGTACAACCGCAGCCCCGACAAAACCGAAGCATTTTTGCGCGGCGCGGCGGCGGGAACAGCGATTGAAGGCGCGTTTTCGCCCGAAGAGCTTGTAAGCAAACTACAGCGTCCGCGCAAAATCCTGCTGATGGTACGCGCAGGCGCAGCGGTGGACGGCATTATTGAACAACTGCTGCCTCTTTTGGAAAAAGGCGACATTATTATCGATGGCGGCAACGCCAATTACCCCGATACCAACCGCCGTGTGGCACAATTGCGCGAACTGGGCATTAACTTTATCGGCGCAGGGATTTCGGGCGGAGAAGAAGGGGCGCGTAACGGACCATCTATTATGCCAGGGGGCAATCGTGATGGTTGGGAAGCAGTCAAACCCATTTTTCAAGCCATTGCCGCGAAAACCCCCGATGGCGAACCCTGCTGCAATTGGGTAGGCGAAGACGGCGCAGGACATTTCGTCAAAATGGTGCACAACGGCATTGAATACGGCGATATGCAGCTGATTTGCGAAGCCTACCAATTTATGAAAGAAGGCTTGGGCATGAGCAGCGACGAAATGCACCAAACCTTTGCCGCGTGGCAACAAACCGAATTAAATTCCTATTTGATTGGCATTACCGCCGATATTTTGGCGTTTAAAGACACAGACGGCACGCCCTTGGTGGAAAACATCCTTGATACCGCAGGACAAAAAGGCACAGGCAAATGGACGGGCATCAACGCCCTCGATATGGGCGTACCGCTGACACTGATTTCCGAAGCCGTGTTTGCCCGCTGCGTATCCGCCCTGAAAGACCAACGCGTACAAGGTGCCAAACTGTTCCCCCACGGCGTGTCTGCCGTAGAAGGCGACCGCAGCGAATGGCTGGAATGCCTGCGCCTGTCGCTGTTGGCATCTAAAATCATTTCGTATGCCCAAGGCTTTATGCTGATGCGCGAAGCAGGCAAACAATTTGGTTGGCATTTAAACCACGGACGCATCGCCCTGCTGTGGCGCGAAGGCTGTATTATCCGCAGCGTGTTTTTAAACAATATCCGCGATGCCTTTGATGCCGATGCCGATTTGGTGTTTTTAGGGGCAGACCCTTATTTCCGCCAAATTTTGCAACACGCTTTGCCCGCGTGGCGCAAAGTGGTTGCCAAATCCATTGAAAACGGCATTCCCATGCCCTGTATGGCTTCTGCGATTGCCTTTTTAGACGGCTACACCAGCGAACGCCTGCCCGCTAACCTGTTGCAGGCACAGCGCGACTATTTCGGTGCGCACACTTACGAACGCACCGACCAGCCGCGCGGCGAATTTTTCCACACCAATTGGACGGGCAGCGGCGGCGACACCGTTTCCAGCAGCTATCACGTTTAA
- a CDS encoding porin family protein, giving the protein MKKIPYICLLLPAAAWADGNPYPLNPPSEPEPRFDVAPEPRRDSEPIPPATPAPTEPKKLKVSPEELLQQPELLHRALTSAVLLKNIEGIKVLLPLYQQLPEAQRRDTILIELAQAALAEAEQRPDRAVRHYREALKHEADMPSVRLNLAGALVRDQQNREAQALLDDIAQDPQLPEPAAAAVNAYRRVLKQRSRWQLSAGAHYIRDPNINNTPKQRIIKRGRGTFELPPPETAHGLSYRASAEKDWMLPQYYRIRTGIDLNGKDYWDHSKYDDLSVRAQAGVARQSARSESALLPYYERRWYSGSRYSAEKGIRAEHSRPVSHSLRVSLAGEAARVRHDRRRFLDGASFNASATVLWTPNARSYFTLGTDFSRKRALDPSDAYHRRGMRGSWGQAWGKGFQTVLHAGIGRRSYDAADFFRITRRDTEYNLSLSVWNNKLKLWGVTPRLVGVYQKTRSNHFVYNYRKAYAFIQLSKSI; this is encoded by the coding sequence ATGAAAAAAATCCCCTATATCTGTCTGCTGCTGCCTGCTGCTGCATGGGCAGACGGCAATCCCTATCCGCTTAACCCACCCAGCGAACCCGAACCGCGTTTTGACGTTGCCCCCGAACCGCGCCGCGACAGCGAGCCTATTCCCCCCGCAACACCTGCACCCACCGAGCCAAAAAAACTGAAAGTGTCGCCCGAAGAGCTGCTGCAACAGCCCGAATTGCTGCATCGCGCCCTTACTTCCGCCGTTTTGCTGAAAAATATTGAAGGCATCAAAGTTCTGCTGCCGCTGTATCAGCAATTGCCCGAAGCCCAACGCCGCGACACCATTTTAATTGAGCTGGCGCAAGCCGCGCTTGCCGAAGCCGAACAGCGTCCCGACCGCGCTGTTCGCCATTACCGCGAAGCACTCAAACACGAAGCCGATATGCCCTCGGTGCGCCTGAATCTGGCGGGTGCATTGGTGCGCGACCAGCAAAACCGCGAAGCCCAAGCCCTGTTGGACGACATCGCTCAAGACCCACAACTGCCCGAACCCGCCGCCGCTGCGGTAAACGCCTACCGTCGGGTGCTGAAACAGCGCAGCCGTTGGCAATTGAGCGCGGGCGCACACTATATCCGCGACCCCAATATCAACAACACCCCAAAACAACGCATTATTAAACGAGGCAGAGGCACGTTTGAACTGCCCCCGCCCGAAACCGCGCACGGTTTGTCCTACCGCGCCAGTGCTGAAAAAGATTGGATGTTGCCCCAATACTACCGCATCCGCACAGGCATCGATTTAAACGGCAAAGACTATTGGGACCATTCCAAATACGACGATTTAAGCGTCCGCGCCCAAGCAGGTGTGGCACGACAGAGCGCCCGCAGCGAAAGTGCCTTACTGCCCTATTACGAACGGCGTTGGTACAGCGGCAGCCGCTATTCTGCCGAAAAAGGCATTCGTGCCGAACACAGCCGTCCCGTCAGCCACTCACTGCGTGTGTCGCTGGCAGGCGAAGCCGCCCGTGTGCGCCACGACCGCCGCCGTTTTTTAGACGGCGCCAGCTTCAACGCTTCCGCCACCGTATTGTGGACACCCAACGCCCGCAGTTATTTTACCCTCGGCACCGATTTTTCCCGCAAACGCGCCCTTGACCCGTCTGATGCCTATCACCGCCGCGGTATGCGCGGCAGTTGGGGACAGGCTTGGGGCAAAGGTTTCCAAACCGTGCTGCACGCAGGCATCGGCAGACGCAGCTACGATGCGGCGGATTTTTTCCGCATCACCCGCCGCGACACCGAATACAACCTTTCCTTAAGCGTGTGGAACAACAAACTCAAACTTTGGGGTGTTACCCCGCGCTTGGTGGGCGTGTATCAAAAAACCCGCAGCAACCATTTTGTTTACAACTACCGCAAAGCCTATGCCTTTATCCAATTGAGCAAATCCATTTAA
- a CDS encoding hemerythrin domain-containing protein: MKRHPTLIPLSHQHHHTLAWCLRVERQPEHTDPAAWQAHRAELPAHFAEEEALFAPWWDKLARDDWRKRFEQEHAHILDLLAQACSPAQQTALAQALRAHIRFEERELFPAMQAFLPQENA; encoded by the coding sequence GTGAAACGACATCCGACATTGATTCCGCTTTCACACCAGCATCACCACACTTTGGCATGGTGTTTGCGGGTAGAACGCCAACCCGAACACACAGACCCTGCTGCTTGGCAGGCACACCGTGCCGAACTGCCCGCGCATTTTGCCGAAGAAGAAGCCCTGTTTGCACCTTGGTGGGACAAACTGGCGCGTGATGATTGGCGCAAACGCTTTGAGCAGGAACACGCCCATATTCTTGATTTATTGGCACAAGCGTGTTCGCCTGCACAACAAACTGCCTTGGCACAGGCATTGCGGGCGCATATCCGTTTTGAAGAACGCGAATTGTTCCCCGCCATGCAAGCCTTTTTACCGCAGGAAAACGCATAA